Sequence from the Panicum virgatum strain AP13 chromosome 5N, P.virgatum_v5, whole genome shotgun sequence genome:
ccatattttgttgttatttaacagttaatatttaataataaactaattagatttaaaagattcatctcgtataaATAGttaactatataattagttattttttcaactacatttaatgttctGTGTATATGTTCGAAAATTCGATGTAATatatactgtagaaatttttttaaagcTAAACATGGCCTGAGTTGAAAATCGAGCGCTCGGACGCTTCCTAACGAGCGCGTGCGGAATTGGATTTACGCTAATTAACCTGATTGGACTAGCAGTCCATGCCCAGGCCAGTTGGCAAGTATTTTTCACTTCTTCCACTGTCTTACGAGCTCCAGCAGCGCTGTTCTCGACTCCCCACCGTCGCTCAGCGCCTCCTTCGCCTGCCGCATGGCCGCCCGTGTCCGCTCCcggagctccccgccgccgtccgacTCCATCAGCCACCTCACCTTCGCAGCCACCTCCTCGTGCCTGACCGCCTCCTTGTCGTAACCTTCCAGAGCCACGGCCAGGCGCAGCTCCTCGACCAGGAACACCTTGTTCGTCCGCTGCTCGGCGTACATGGGCCACGCCAGCATCGGCACGCCGCCCACGATCGCCTCCAGCAccgagttccacccgcagtgcgTCACGAACCCCCCGACCGCGGCGTGGGCCAGCACCTCCCGCTGCGGCGCCCACGCCGGCACCACCAGCCCCTTCCCCTTGGTGCGGGCAAGGAAGCCGTCGGGGAGGAGCGCGTCCAGGTCGGGGTCCGCCGGCTTCCCCCTGCTGTCCTcgccgggcgggcggcgcacgaCCCACACGAACCGCTGCCCGCTCGTCTCCAGCCCGCGCGCCACCTGCCTCGTCTGCTCCGCGCTGAATCGGCCCATGGTGCCGAAGCAGAGGAACACGACGCTGGCGTCCGGTTGGGCGTCGAGCCACGCCAGGCACTCGTGCCGGTTCGCGCCGGCCTTCTCCAGCTTCATCAGCGGGCCGACGCAGTGCAGCGGTGGCGTCCGACGCTCCGGCGGCGTGCAGAGGCCGCTCACGATGGCGTCGATGGCGCCCGGCTCCAGCGCGCGGAAGCTGTTCATGATAATGCCGTGCGATTCGCACATCTGTTCGGACAGGGCGAGGAAGAGTCTGTTGGCGAGGCTGTTGCGGTCGAGGATCGCCGCGGGGAGGTCTTCCACGGGTATCCCGGGGATGCCCGGAATGTGCAGACGCTCGCCACCGAGGTCTCGGAGGCTCACGGTTGTCCGCTCATGGATCACGGGATGGTACAGCAATTCCGCCAGACCGGAGATGGACGAGGTGAAGAAGAAATAGGTCGGGATGCCGAGCTCGGCGCCGACGTGCACGGCGCTGCCGCAGAAGAAGTCGAGGACGagggcggccgggagcggggagGCAGCGCGGAGGAACTCGCGGAGGTCGGAGTTGGAGGCGCGGGCGAGCTCGAAGGTCAGTGCCACGTAGTCGTGGCCGGGCACGTCGCGCGGGCGCGTCacgggcgggaggcggcggaagGAGAGCTCGGGAAGCGCGGCGGCGAATGATCCGGCGGCCTCGTCGCCGGTCCGCCCGCCGATCGCGACGGTGACCTTGAGGCCGTGCgccgcgagcagctcgccgagctcctccatggaGACAAGGTGGCTGCTCATCGACGCCGGGGCGTAGATCACCACGTGCTTCTTTGCCTTCTCGTCGTGGCTCGCCATTC
This genomic interval carries:
- the LOC120674962 gene encoding UDP-glycosyltransferase 1-like, encoding MASHDEKAKKHVVIYAPASMSSHLVSMEELGELLAAHGLKVTVAIGGRTGDEAAGSFAAALPELSFRRLPPVTRPRDVPGHDYVALTFELARASNSDLREFLRAASPLPAALVLDFFCGSAVHVGAELGIPTYFFFTSSISGLAELLYHPVIHERTTVSLRDLGGERLHIPGIPGIPVEDLPAAILDRNSLANRLFLALSEQMCESHGIIMNSFRALEPGAIDAIVSGLCTPPERRTPPLHCVGPLMKLEKAGANRHECLAWLDAQPDASVVFLCFGTMGRFSAEQTRQVARGLETSGQRFVWVVRRPPGEDSRGKPADPDLDALLPDGFLARTKGKGLVVPAWAPQREVLAHAAVGGFVTHCGWNSVLEAIVGGVPMLAWPMYAEQRTNKVFLVEELRLAVALEGYDKEAVRHEEVAAKVRWLMESDGGGELRERTRAAMRQAKEALSDGGESRTALLELVRQWKK